One Hevea brasiliensis isolate MT/VB/25A 57/8 chromosome 5, ASM3005281v1, whole genome shotgun sequence genomic region harbors:
- the LOC110637896 gene encoding uncharacterized protein LOC110637896, with translation MSAGVCGKRVGFEEIFGSSSSSAKRSRCSNFRSPTRSPEFGSGSEDTVFTLLQMFPALDPELVKTVYRNHNNKIDDAIQTLMKFSFGDDVDRNKSQSFESATIGNCDAVPALSTATCHQMSEEEVENLKTSSDYENVVDGPKWVDQFVQEMMKAADLDDARRRAAQVLEAFERSITAQSRATELPEDASMKEHLQSLLNDNQILKRAVAIQYERNVEQEEKTREVQNLKLLLNQYQEQIRSLELNNYALKLHLQRAQQSSSIPGFFNPDIC, from the exons ATGTCAGCAGGGGTATGCGGGAAGCGGGTGGGATTTGAGGAAATCTTCGGATCCTCATCTTCGTCGGCTAAGAGATCCAGGTGTTCTAATTTTCGGTCACCTACCCGATCCCCTGAATTTGGGTCCGGATCCGAGGACACCGTATTTACTTTGTTGCAAATGTTCCCTGCTTTGGATCCTGAG TTGGTAAAAACTGTTTACAGGAACCACAACAATAAGATTGATGATGCAATTCAGACTTTAATGAAATTTTCATTTGGTGATGATGTGGATAGAAATAAATCACAGAGCTTTGAGTCAGCTACGATTGGAAATTGTGATGCTGTTCCTGCTTTAAGCACTGCTACTT GTCATCAAATGTCAGAAGAAGAGGTTGAAAATTTGAAAACGAGCAGTGATTATGAAAATGTTGTAGATGGCCCGAAGTGGGTGGATCAATTTGTGCAGGAGATGATGAAAGCAGCAGATCTGGATGATGCTAGGAGACGTGCTGCTCAAGTTTTAGAAGCTTTTGAAAGAAGTATAACTGCTCAGTCCCGGGCAACAGAACTG CCAGAGGATGCTTCAATGAAGGAGCATCTTCAAAGTTTACTAAATGATAACCAAATCTTGAAGAGAGCTGTTGCCATCCAGTACGAACGTAATGTGGAACAAGAGGAGAAGACAAGGGAAGTGCAAAACTTAAAGCTTTTGTTAAATCAGTACCAAGAGCAAATCCGAAGTTTAGAG CTAAACAACTATGCattgaaacttcatcttcaaagGGCACAACAAAGTAGCTCTATTCCCGGGTTCTTTAATCCGGACATATGTTGA